From the Methanobrevibacter sp. genome, one window contains:
- a CDS encoding 50S ribosomal protein L22, with the protein MANNKYAYNEEVDEAKTARAMAKSLKISPKHSVEICSAIRGMEVGKAKAYLENVIDMKKSVPFKRHNKKVGHRKGQEGWPSGRYPVKAAEQILKVLKNAEANAEYKGMDTEKLVIEHISSHKGVVIPGYIPRAFGRMTPFNTPTTHIQIVLQEAN; encoded by the coding sequence ATGGCTAACAACAAATATGCTTATAATGAAGAAGTTGATGAAGCAAAAACTGCACGTGCTATGGCAAAATCTCTCAAAATTTCTCCAAAGCACAGTGTTGAGATTTGCAGTGCAATTAGAGGAATGGAAGTAGGAAAAGCTAAAGCTTACTTAGAAAATGTTATTGATATGAAAAAATCAGTTCCTTTCAAAAGACACAACAAAAAAGTTGGTCACAGAAAAGGACAAGAAGGTTGGCCTTCCGGAAGATATCCTGTAAAAGCTGCTGAACAGATTTTAAAAGTATTAAAAAATGCAGAAGCTAATGCAGAGTACAAAGGTATGGACACTGAAAAATTAGTTATTGAACATATTTCTAGTCACAAAGGTGTTGTAATTCCCGGATATATCCCAAGAGCATTTGGTAGAATGACTCCATTTAACACACCTACTACTCATATTCAAATTGTATTACAGGAGGCTAACTAA
- a CDS encoding 30S ribosomal protein S3: protein MIEKDFVTEGLRRTKIDEYLEKELERAGYGGMDVQITPLGTMVVVYAERPGMVIGRGGKNVRDITNTLKTKFGLDNPQIEVKEVDVPELNPKIMAYKISNMLQRGMHFRRVAYSTIRRIMGAGAQGVEVTISGKIRGSRSAVAKFVEGYIKKCGEPSIRFVEEGFATAQLKPGVLGIYVRIMPPETVLPDSVEILPPKMIIEEDGDVIEEEIDVETEEIIEEEIIEEVEDLDELEEVVEEESADEVEKDDS from the coding sequence ATGATAGAAAAAGATTTTGTCACCGAGGGCCTTAGAAGAACCAAAATTGATGAATACTTAGAAAAAGAACTTGAAAGAGCCGGATATGGTGGAATGGATGTTCAGATTACTCCTTTAGGAACCATGGTTGTTGTCTATGCAGAAAGACCAGGTATGGTTATTGGTAGAGGAGGTAAAAATGTAAGGGATATTACCAATACTCTTAAAACTAAATTCGGATTAGATAATCCTCAAATTGAAGTTAAAGAAGTAGATGTTCCTGAACTCAACCCTAAAATCATGGCTTACAAAATTTCTAACATGTTACAAAGAGGTATGCACTTTAGAAGAGTAGCTTATTCCACTATTCGTAGAATTATGGGTGCTGGCGCTCAAGGTGTAGAAGTAACTATTTCTGGTAAAATCAGAGGTTCCAGATCTGCTGTAGCTAAATTTGTTGAAGGATACATTAAAAAATGTGGAGAACCTTCAATAAGATTTGTAGAAGAAGGTTTTGCTACCGCTCAATTAAAACCTGGTGTCTTAGGTATTTATGTAAGAATTATGCCTCCGGAAACTGTATTACCTGATTCAGTTGAAATTCTTCCTCCAAAAATGATCATCGAAGAAGACGGTGATGTTATTGAAGAAGAAATCGATGTTGAAACCGAAGAAATCATCGAAGAAGAAATCATTGAGGAAGTTGAAGACCTCGACGAATTAGAAGAAGTTGTTGAAGAAGAATCTGCTGATGAAGTGGAGAAAGACGATAGTTAA